The proteins below are encoded in one region of Plasmodium relictum strain SGS1 genome assembly, chromosome: 5:
- the PLP4 gene encoding perforin-like protein 4, putative: protein MNYSLNIQIFTTWIILFIFCIFPSLCFDPKNETDNFNNEIFSKYLGKGYDILFGYPLPNNELIEDPGIREVILDTTNTINVIQDFTCKKDEYLNVIESINDVMDLAMENINIDDLDTNIRPFSASMPYASYFTDLEIKKKKYAIAQNTCLHSYASLNLRESTKTMNKNFLLDTEKLPVLSNKKEDKCSKILYLYDPNNEYCLNSIKPWIEFFQKYGTHLLLSAHFGGKSFNSLEITMQKSEEIKIYKYKYSIGNVPYLNIFKAPSLVLDIIETKINRKLDLKKKEIQNKKEINLDIRGGNSFDGKWNELTYEIWKSSIYSNFVPVYLDLVSLSSFMSKNKKESYDIALLYYNNLYGTDKENLYLSQNITDVFSKGKQITGSGKGSLILSCPVGYIKSTGFIFFYDTSEKLKNLKNGEPRINIYPCHNKGEYDISCSYTTKNDNIISFGWIYCVKHSFIKFETIYKGSISQKEKSLDIKCSEGNTIAFGFKMKLKKKENLEKIKVKPCNVGNSNCSIHETKNDSDYLLWGFCVPLSFQTISSLQVTYISEKNVTTDVSGTCSDIYINKNDNIFLGFTFSFNNDIEKVKTSSCKANSKICISKINKKNEKHYIGMFLLCRYDGNQKKKFKYQ, encoded by the coding sequence atgaattataGTTTAAACATCCAAATTTTTACAACATGGATAATcttgtttattttttgcaTTTTTCCTTCTTTATGCTTTGATCCAAAAAATGAAACAGATAATTTCAACAATGAAATATTTAGTAAATATCTAGGAAAGGGATATGATATTTTGTTTGGATATCCATTACCAAATAACGAACTTATAGAAGATCCAGGAATTAGAGAAGTTATATTAGATACAACAAATACTATAAATGTGATACAGGACTTTACCTGTAAAAAAGACGAATATTTAAATGTTATAGAAAGTATCAATGATGTTATGGATCTAGCAATggaaaacataaatattgACGATCTTGATACAAATATAAGACCATTTTCAGCATCTATGCCATATGCAAGTTATTTTACAGATTtagagataaaaaaaaaaaaatatgcaatTGCACAAAATACATGTTTACATAGTTACGCCTCACTTAATTTAAGAGAATCTACAAAAACTATgaataagaattttttattggATACAGAAAAATTACCTGTcttatcaaataaaaaagaagataaatgctcaaaaatattatatctttATGATCCGAACAATGAGTATTGTTTAAATTCTATAAAACCGTGGATTGAATTTTTCCAAAAATATGGAACACATTTACTACTATCAGCCCATTTCGGAGGAAAatcatttaattctttaGAAATTACAATGCAAAAATCAGaagaaataaagatatataaatataaatattccaTTGGAAATGTtccatatttaaatatatttaaggCCCCATCATTAGTGCTAGATATTATTGAGACAAAAATAAACAGAAAacttgatttaaaaaaaaaagaaattcaaaataaaaaagaaattaatctAGATATTAGAGGAGGAAACTCTTTTGACGGGAAATGGAACGAATTAACATATGAAATTTGGAAAAGTTCCATTTACTCAAACTTTGTTCCTGTTTATCTTGATTTAGTTTCATTAAGTTCCTTTAtgagtaaaaataaaaaggaatcTTATGACATtgcattattatattataataaccTATATGGAAcagataaagaaaatttatatctGTCTCAAAATATAACGGATGTATTTTCAAAAGGAAAGCAAATTACAGGATCAGGTAAAGGGTCTTTAATTTTAAGTTGTCCTGTTGGATATATTAAAAGTACCgggtttatttttttttatgatacttctgaaaaattaaaaaatcttAAAAATGGGGAACCAAGAATAAACATTTATCCCTGCCATAATAAAGGAGAATATGACATTTCATGCTCATATACAAccaaaaatgataatattattagTTTTGGGTGGATATATTGTGTAAAGCACAGCtttataaaatttgaaaCAATTTACAAAGGAAGCATTAgccaaaaagaaaaatcattAGATATTAAATGCTCTGAAGGAAACACTATAGCGTTTGGATTTaagatgaaattaaaaaaaaaagaaaatttagaaaaaataaaggttAAGCCATGTAATGTTGGAAATAGTAACTGTTCTATACATGAAACAAAAAATGATTCAGATTATTTATTGTGGGGATTTTGTGTACCATTATCCTTTCAAACAATTAGCTCCTTACAAGTAACATACATTTCTGAAAAAAATGTAACTACTGATGTAAGTGGAACCTGTTcagatatttatataaataaaaatgacaaCATTTTTTTAGGTTTTaccttttcttttaataatgatatagaaaaagtaaaaacaTCTTCATGTAAGGCTAACTCGAAAATTTGCattagtaaaataaataaaaaaaatgaaaaacatTATATTGGAATGTTTCTACTATGTAGATACGATggaaatcaaaaaaaaaaatttaaatatcaatga